A genome region from Microbacterium profundi includes the following:
- a CDS encoding YceD family protein, which produces MREHQFSVTLKEQWGEGIVSYEAGSEIDVDVRLESVHEGILASGTVDADYKGVCGRCLKDIAEPVEVEFQELFAYPGDEETDFEVQDDHVDLETLVREAAVLSLPFQPVCQPDCPGLDPNTGERLTESTGAETDAPIDPRWSALQQITDQGNAAESRGPENTEES; this is translated from the coding sequence ATGCGGGAGCACCAGTTCTCCGTCACCCTGAAGGAGCAGTGGGGTGAAGGCATCGTCTCCTACGAAGCCGGCTCCGAGATCGACGTCGACGTGCGTCTCGAGTCTGTCCACGAGGGCATTCTCGCGTCCGGAACAGTGGATGCCGACTACAAGGGCGTCTGCGGAAGATGCCTGAAAGACATCGCTGAGCCTGTCGAAGTCGAGTTCCAGGAGCTTTTCGCGTATCCTGGTGATGAGGAAACTGACTTCGAGGTTCAAGACGACCACGTGGATCTTGAAACTCTTGTCAGGGAAGCGGCAGTATTGTCACTTCCATTTCAGCCGGTGTGTCAGCCGGATTGCCCGGGGCTCGACCCGAACACGGGTGAGCGACTGACCGAAAGCACCGGGGCGGAGACAGACGCTCCCATCGATCCTCGGTGGAGTGCGCTCCAACAGATCACAGACCAGGGGAACGCGGCAGAGAGCCGTGGGCCCGAGAATACAGAAGAGAGTTAG
- a CDS encoding DUF3515 family protein, translating to MSRRLAAAVVVVLGAALLGGCATTVHIEPADDANNPLCAEVSVGLQNVGNLADKDRRWTDAQATGAWGDEGAASAIILRCGVAVPAPTSALQCVTLEGVDWLVDASETPLLRLTTYGRDPAVQLYIDTGAVSSNDVISTRTLVAAITTIPADGNCPAPDELDEDAQELLELG from the coding sequence ATGTCTCGTCGTCTTGCCGCAGCCGTCGTCGTCGTCCTCGGCGCGGCCCTGCTCGGCGGGTGCGCGACCACGGTGCACATCGAGCCGGCGGACGACGCGAACAACCCGCTGTGCGCCGAGGTCTCCGTGGGCCTGCAGAATGTCGGGAACCTCGCCGACAAGGATCGTCGCTGGACGGATGCGCAGGCCACAGGTGCGTGGGGCGACGAGGGCGCAGCATCCGCGATCATCCTGAGATGCGGCGTGGCCGTACCCGCTCCGACGAGCGCCCTGCAGTGCGTGACGCTCGAGGGCGTCGACTGGCTCGTAGACGCGTCGGAGACGCCGTTGCTGCGTCTCACCACTTACGGCCGTGACCCGGCGGTTCAGCTGTACATCGACACCGGAGCAGTCAGCTCGAACGACGTCATCAGCACCCGCACCCTGGTCGCGGCGATCACCACGATCCCCGCCGACGGAAATTGCCCTGCACCGGATGAACTCGACGAAGACGCGCAGGAACTCCTGGAACTCGGCTGA
- the rsmD gene encoding 16S rRNA (guanine(966)-N(2))-methyltransferase RsmD: MTRIIAGKARGLRLDVPGSGTRPTSDRVRESLFGALESSDAIVGSRVLDLYAGSGALGLEALSRGARSVDLVERSRPAAAIVRRNIGTVVRSMTDATARVHESAVLAFLRRATGPYDLVFTDPPYDVDDEAMTADLIALAPLLSDDAVVVIERARRSTPPDVGAAGLEVFREKTYGDTVLWWAQPAVESQSR; this comes from the coding sequence GTGACGAGGATCATCGCCGGCAAGGCACGCGGACTGCGCCTGGACGTGCCGGGCAGCGGCACGCGCCCCACCAGCGATCGCGTCCGCGAATCCCTCTTCGGAGCTTTGGAGTCCTCCGACGCCATCGTCGGCTCCAGAGTGCTGGATCTGTATGCGGGCTCCGGCGCACTGGGTCTCGAAGCGCTGAGCCGAGGTGCCAGGAGCGTCGATCTCGTCGAGCGCTCCCGACCGGCAGCCGCGATCGTGCGCCGCAACATCGGCACGGTCGTTCGGTCGATGACCGATGCCACGGCGCGCGTGCATGAAAGCGCGGTCCTGGCATTCCTCAGACGCGCGACAGGTCCGTACGACCTGGTCTTCACCGATCCGCCCTATGACGTGGACGATGAGGCGATGACCGCCGATCTGATCGCGCTGGCTCCGCTGCTCTCCGACGATGCGGTGGTGGTCATCGAGCGCGCACGCCGTTCGACGCCGCCCGACGTCGGCGCCGCCGGACTCGAGGTGTTCCGCGAGAAGACCTACGGAGACACAGTGCTCTGGTGGGCTCAGCCGGCAGTCGAATCCCAGTCGCGGTAG
- the coaD gene encoding pantetheine-phosphate adenylyltransferase translates to MSSRIAVVPGSFDPPTLGHLDVIRRAAKLYDELHVLIVHNPGKEAMLPISQRLSLLEQSIAEDGMGGNIVIGSWSMGLLVDYARDVGAGVLVKGIRSQIDVAYESPMAIVNRHLADIETVFLLPDPSHAMVSSSLVRQVAGLGGDISPFVPRAVAALLDTGARGL, encoded by the coding sequence GTGAGTAGCCGGATCGCCGTCGTCCCAGGTTCATTCGACCCGCCCACCCTCGGTCACCTCGATGTGATCCGCCGGGCGGCGAAGCTGTATGACGAACTGCACGTTCTGATCGTGCACAACCCGGGCAAAGAGGCGATGCTGCCGATCTCCCAGCGGCTTTCGCTGCTCGAGCAGTCCATCGCGGAAGACGGCATGGGCGGCAATATCGTCATCGGATCTTGGAGTATGGGACTTCTGGTCGACTACGCCCGCGACGTCGGGGCCGGGGTGCTCGTGAAGGGCATCCGCTCGCAGATCGACGTGGCCTACGAATCGCCGATGGCGATCGTGAACCGTCACCTCGCCGACATCGAGACGGTGTTCCTGCTGCCCGATCCGTCGCACGCGATGGTCTCGAGTTCGCTCGTGCGCCAGGTCGCAGGTCTGGGCGGCGACATCTCGCCGTTCGTGCCCCGCGCTGTCGCCGCTCTCCTCGACACCGGAGCACGCGGTCTCTGA
- a CDS encoding NAD(P)H-dependent glycerol-3-phosphate dehydrogenase, producing MTRKNASASGPRVTVIGSGSWGTTFGKILADGGAQVTMWARRPEQALEISEGKRNSKYLSGINLPRSMTATHDLSTALAGADQVYLSVPSQSLRENLKALRPLLDGREPPIISLMKGVERSSGLRMSQVIEQELRCDPAQIAVASGPNLALEIAREQPTAAVIASLSQETAETVARAARNSYFRTFVNTDVIGTEFGGVLKNLIAVAIGIVDGVGYGENTKASIITRGLVEMTDFAVANGAQPETLQGLAGLGDLIATCQSPLSRNNTAGRLLGQGYSYQDVVKQMNQTAEGLASVAPILQLARESGVHMPIVEQVKMVLDGTMNPRDIAPHLTTDDDTPQEERTNHGQADGGGALRRAFQRAFHQFRDRGRGAARD from the coding sequence TTGACTCGTAAGAACGCCTCGGCCTCGGGGCCGCGCGTCACCGTGATCGGATCCGGCAGTTGGGGAACCACCTTCGGCAAGATCCTCGCCGACGGCGGCGCCCAGGTCACCATGTGGGCCCGCCGGCCGGAGCAGGCTCTCGAGATCTCCGAAGGCAAGCGCAACTCGAAGTACCTCTCCGGCATCAACCTCCCGCGCAGCATGACTGCCACGCACGACCTGTCGACGGCGCTTGCCGGTGCGGATCAGGTGTATCTGTCGGTGCCCAGCCAGTCGCTGCGTGAGAACCTCAAGGCACTGCGCCCGCTGCTCGACGGTCGAGAACCGCCGATAATCAGCCTGATGAAGGGCGTCGAGCGATCGAGCGGCCTGCGCATGAGCCAGGTGATAGAGCAGGAGCTGCGCTGCGACCCCGCGCAGATCGCTGTGGCCTCCGGACCGAACCTCGCGCTCGAGATCGCGCGCGAACAGCCCACTGCGGCCGTGATCGCCTCGCTCAGCCAGGAGACCGCGGAGACCGTCGCCCGGGCGGCCCGCAACTCCTACTTCCGCACGTTCGTGAACACCGACGTGATCGGCACCGAGTTCGGCGGCGTGCTGAAGAACCTGATCGCCGTCGCGATCGGCATCGTCGACGGCGTCGGCTACGGAGAGAACACGAAGGCCTCGATCATCACCCGTGGTCTGGTCGAGATGACCGACTTCGCCGTGGCGAACGGCGCCCAGCCCGAGACGCTGCAGGGCCTTGCCGGTCTCGGCGACCTGATCGCGACATGCCAGTCGCCGCTGAGCCGCAACAACACGGCCGGCAGGCTGCTCGGCCAGGGGTACAGCTACCAGGACGTTGTCAAGCAGATGAACCAGACCGCCGAAGGTCTGGCATCCGTCGCTCCGATCCTGCAGTTGGCCCGCGAATCCGGTGTGCACATGCCCATCGTCGAGCAGGTGAAGATGGTGCTCGACGGAACGATGAATCCGCGTGACATCGCGCCGCACCTGACGACCGACGACGACACTCCCCAGGAGGAGAGAACCAATCATGGACAAGCAGACGGTGGTGGTGCTCTTCGGAGGGCGTTCCAGCGAGCATTCCATCAGTTCCGCGACCGCGGGCGGGGTGCTGCGCGCGATTGA
- a CDS encoding D-alanine--D-alanine ligase family protein encodes MDKQTVVVLFGGRSSEHSISSATAGGVLRAIDRERYEVIPVGITREGAFVLEEDRPDKFALDAARLPEVDDNGTRVLWPEPGGDRTLRVTRADGSVTGLGEIDVVLPLLHGLHGEDGAIQGFFDVLEVPYAGCGILDSAICLDKHFTKLALSAAGIAVSPGITIRRAQWEADPSRLRSDIAALGSVVFVKPASAGSSVGVSRVVDGDGLDEAMRIAFAEDEKVLVESKVDGREIEVGVLAGRAGEGARASLPGEVVLTSRSFYDFEGKYLGGDGVDIVCPADVDDALIRRLREVALRAFEAVDGKGLARVDFFVTPEGELVVNELNTMPGFTPISMFPKCWVASGLSYSDLITELVEVGMQR; translated from the coding sequence ATGGACAAGCAGACGGTGGTGGTGCTCTTCGGAGGGCGTTCCAGCGAGCATTCCATCAGTTCCGCGACCGCGGGCGGGGTGCTGCGCGCGATTGATCGCGAGCGCTACGAGGTGATTCCGGTGGGGATCACTCGTGAGGGCGCGTTCGTCCTGGAAGAGGACCGGCCGGACAAGTTCGCTCTGGATGCTGCGCGCCTCCCGGAGGTCGATGACAACGGCACGCGCGTGCTGTGGCCGGAGCCCGGTGGAGACCGGACGCTGCGGGTCACGCGGGCTGACGGCTCGGTCACGGGCCTGGGCGAGATCGATGTGGTGCTGCCGCTCCTGCACGGGCTGCACGGCGAAGACGGAGCGATTCAGGGGTTCTTCGACGTACTGGAGGTGCCTTACGCGGGCTGCGGAATCCTCGACTCGGCGATCTGCCTGGACAAGCACTTCACGAAGCTCGCGCTGTCCGCCGCCGGGATCGCCGTGTCGCCGGGCATCACGATCCGCCGTGCGCAGTGGGAAGCTGACCCCTCACGGCTTCGCAGCGACATCGCAGCCCTGGGCTCGGTCGTGTTCGTCAAGCCCGCCAGCGCCGGTTCCAGTGTCGGCGTATCGCGAGTCGTCGACGGCGACGGGCTGGACGAGGCGATGCGCATCGCCTTCGCCGAGGACGAGAAGGTGCTCGTGGAGTCGAAGGTGGACGGTCGCGAGATCGAGGTCGGCGTGCTCGCCGGTCGTGCCGGCGAGGGAGCACGGGCGTCGCTTCCGGGCGAGGTCGTTCTCACATCGCGCAGCTTCTACGACTTCGAGGGAAAGTACCTCGGCGGCGACGGCGTGGACATCGTATGCCCGGCTGATGTCGATGACGCGCTCATCCGACGACTGCGCGAGGTCGCTCTGCGCGCATTCGAGGCGGTCGATGGCAAGGGCTTGGCGAGGGTGGACTTCTTCGTCACGCCCGAAGGCGAACTCGTCGTGAACGAGCTCAACACGATGCCGGGCTTCACGCCGATCTCGATGTTCCCGAAGTGCTGGGTCGCATCGGGCCTGAGCTACAGCGACCTCATCACCGAACTCGTCGAGGTCGGCATGCAGCGCTGA
- the rpmF gene encoding 50S ribosomal protein L32 — MAGNPPKRKVSRSNTRSRRAQWKAAPIALVKTVENGKTVYSRPHQAKVVTDSQGTELFMEYKGRKVADV, encoded by the coding sequence ATGGCTGGTAACCCCCCGAAGCGCAAGGTATCCCGTTCCAACACCCGCTCGCGTCGCGCGCAGTGGAAGGCAGCGCCCATCGCGCTCGTCAAGACCGTCGAGAACGGCAAGACCGTCTACAGCCGCCCGCACCAGGCGAAGGTCGTCACCGACTCGCAGGGTACCGAGCTGTTCATGGAGTATAAGGGCCGCAAGGTCGCTGACGTCTGA
- a CDS encoding HAD family hydrolase: MKWILYDIGGVIEIVDDHSWPAELRAMWSARSGLTPEEYDAKLSAADLPDTTLNEGVLEEYWRGVAEALSLDDAAIESMRVELWDAYCGEENSELLDHARSLRGRCGLAILSNSGDGAREEEERRFGLSAVFDPICYSHEQGVLKPDARAFERALERMKTTADRVLFIDDNAPNIDAAEALGIRAVLHCDNTATIDAIERFLAD; this comes from the coding sequence ATGAAGTGGATCCTCTACGACATCGGCGGCGTCATCGAGATCGTCGACGATCACTCCTGGCCGGCCGAGCTGCGAGCCATGTGGAGCGCGCGATCCGGGTTGACCCCCGAGGAGTATGACGCGAAGCTGTCCGCCGCTGATCTGCCGGACACCACCCTCAACGAGGGCGTCCTCGAAGAGTATTGGCGCGGCGTCGCCGAAGCGCTGAGCCTCGACGATGCGGCGATCGAGTCGATGCGGGTGGAACTGTGGGACGCCTACTGCGGTGAGGAGAACTCCGAACTGCTCGACCATGCCCGGTCTCTGCGCGGCCGCTGCGGCCTGGCGATCCTCTCGAACTCCGGAGACGGAGCGCGCGAGGAGGAAGAGCGCCGCTTCGGGCTCTCCGCCGTCTTCGACCCGATCTGCTACAGCCACGAGCAGGGCGTGCTCAAGCCCGACGCTCGTGCATTCGAGCGGGCGCTCGAGCGGATGAAGACCACCGCCGACCGGGTGTTGTTCATCGACGACAACGCTCCGAATATCGACGCGGCCGAAGCCCTCGGCATCCGCGCCGTGCTGCACTGCGACAACACAGCGACCATCGACGCGATCGAGAGGTTCCTCGCGGACTGA
- the thiL gene encoding thiamine-phosphate kinase, with protein sequence MPSRSADDDPRLGDVSEGTILRAILARTAPSSHTILGPGDDAAVIRTPSGSVVATTDTLVHGPDFRLAWSGGYDLGWKSAAVNLADIAAMGARPTALLVALAVPRDLRLSFVERLADGLREACEALAPGCAVVGGDLTVSDVLTVAVTALGDLEGRDAVTRAGARPGDVVAVAGELGHAAHGLAVLFGRFRDGDTPVAVDPARLETGERAALAAQLRPAPPIGLGVMASVAGATSMMDISDGLALDAGRLATASDVTLELSRASLGDNPERALAGGEDHALLATFPPDVLPSGFRVIGTVRARGKDGVLVDGAAVSIDGWDPYRDWDSTAG encoded by the coding sequence ATGCCTTCCCGTTCAGCAGACGATGATCCGCGCCTCGGGGACGTGTCGGAAGGCACGATCCTGCGCGCCATCCTCGCTCGCACCGCTCCCTCCTCGCACACGATCCTCGGGCCGGGTGACGATGCTGCGGTGATCAGAACGCCGTCGGGCTCGGTCGTCGCAACGACTGACACGCTGGTGCACGGACCGGATTTCCGACTCGCCTGGTCGGGTGGCTACGACCTCGGGTGGAAGTCGGCGGCCGTGAACCTGGCCGACATCGCGGCGATGGGCGCGCGCCCGACGGCTCTGCTCGTGGCGCTGGCCGTGCCGCGCGATCTGCGCCTGTCGTTCGTGGAGCGGCTCGCGGACGGACTCCGCGAGGCCTGCGAGGCTCTGGCGCCGGGTTGCGCAGTCGTCGGGGGAGATCTGACGGTGTCCGATGTGCTCACCGTCGCAGTCACCGCGCTCGGTGATCTGGAGGGCCGGGATGCCGTCACCAGGGCCGGTGCGCGCCCGGGTGATGTCGTGGCGGTGGCAGGTGAGCTCGGGCATGCCGCGCACGGACTCGCCGTGCTCTTCGGCCGATTCCGTGACGGCGACACCCCAGTGGCCGTCGACCCCGCTCGACTCGAGACGGGCGAACGCGCGGCACTGGCCGCTCAGTTGCGCCCTGCACCGCCGATCGGGCTCGGGGTGATGGCGTCCGTCGCCGGTGCGACCTCGATGATGGACATCTCGGACGGCCTCGCCCTGGACGCCGGGCGCCTCGCCACCGCATCCGACGTCACCCTTGAGCTCTCCCGCGCATCACTCGGCGACAATCCGGAACGCGCGCTGGCCGGCGGCGAGGATCATGCCCTGCTCGCCACCTTCCCACCCGACGTTCTGCCGTCCGGCTTCCGCGTCATCGGCACTGTGCGTGCGCGTGGCAAGGACGGCGTGCTGGTCGACGGCGCGGCGGTGTCGATCGACGGATGGGATCCCTACCGCGACTGGGATTCGACTGCCGGCTGA
- a CDS encoding ATP-dependent DNA helicase RecG → MVFSLDTSLAEAIGPATAKKVERAFGMTTVGEMLAHYPRRYADPAELTPIRDLPVGETVTIVAEVLSSSAREMRNRNGAMTDVIIGDEHGRVSLTFFAKNIKQARWRANEMRPGRRGVFSGKVGMYNDTTQFAHPQVELFDDEESAQARADDRAHRPIPIYPATSAVSSQQFRELVERVLPDVGDVPDPLPDEIRVREGLLEARAALVQLHRPQARNDVDPAVRTLRMHEALVLQTALLQQRAAVRSLNATPRQAKPGGLLERFDAMLPYTLTADQQSVGDQIATDLTGAWPMNRLVQGEVGSGKTLVALRAMLQVAESGGQAALIAPTEVLASQHLRSITKMLGPDLAPLLMPTLLTGQMSAPARRKAALRVAAGQALIVVGTHALLGEKTTFADLGLVVVDEQHRFGVEQREALRAKGSSPHALVLTATPIPRTVAMTVFGDLDTSVIRTMPAGRAGIESFVAPLAEHPDWFRRVWDRAAEEIAQKRQVFAVCAAIDTTKKAAGEEDQAALVPTEEGASGPRWGVVQLDAALETHPTVGTLRRAVLHGKMPSETKDAVMQAFARGEIDLLIATTVIEVGVDVPNASTMIVLDADRFGVSQLHQLRGRVGRGEVPGLCLLVTEAEAGSLARERIDAVAATLDGFALAEVDLELRGEGDVLGSTQSGVRSSLKLLRVVKDSKLIARARELAEGILEADPQLAAHAGLREVIARRVTEDDRAALAKN, encoded by the coding sequence ATGGTCTTCTCCCTCGACACGAGTCTCGCCGAGGCGATCGGCCCGGCTACGGCGAAGAAGGTTGAGCGGGCGTTCGGCATGACGACGGTCGGGGAGATGCTGGCGCACTATCCGCGCCGTTATGCGGACCCAGCCGAGCTCACGCCCATCCGGGATCTGCCAGTGGGCGAGACGGTGACCATCGTCGCCGAGGTGCTCTCATCGTCGGCGCGTGAGATGCGCAATCGCAACGGCGCCATGACCGACGTGATCATCGGCGATGAGCACGGTCGTGTCTCGCTGACGTTCTTCGCGAAGAACATCAAGCAGGCACGATGGCGTGCGAATGAGATGCGACCCGGCCGGCGCGGTGTGTTCTCCGGCAAAGTCGGCATGTACAACGACACCACCCAGTTCGCCCATCCGCAGGTCGAGCTCTTCGACGACGAGGAGAGCGCTCAGGCCCGTGCTGATGATCGTGCGCACCGGCCGATCCCGATCTATCCGGCGACCTCGGCGGTCTCCAGCCAACAGTTCCGCGAACTGGTCGAGAGGGTGCTGCCCGACGTCGGCGACGTGCCGGATCCGCTGCCGGACGAGATCCGGGTGCGCGAGGGGCTGCTCGAGGCGCGCGCGGCTCTGGTGCAACTGCACCGCCCGCAGGCGCGCAACGACGTCGATCCCGCGGTTCGCACTCTTCGCATGCACGAGGCTCTCGTGCTGCAGACCGCGCTGCTGCAGCAGCGCGCCGCCGTGCGGTCGCTGAACGCCACGCCACGTCAGGCGAAGCCGGGCGGGCTGCTCGAGCGCTTCGACGCCATGTTGCCGTACACTCTCACAGCCGACCAGCAGAGCGTCGGCGACCAGATCGCGACGGACCTCACCGGGGCCTGGCCCATGAACCGGCTGGTGCAGGGCGAGGTCGGATCTGGAAAGACGCTCGTCGCACTTCGCGCCATGCTGCAGGTCGCCGAGTCCGGCGGGCAGGCCGCGCTGATCGCGCCGACCGAGGTACTCGCATCCCAGCATCTGCGATCGATCACGAAGATGCTCGGACCCGATCTCGCACCGCTGCTCATGCCCACGCTGCTCACAGGGCAGATGTCGGCACCGGCACGCCGTAAGGCCGCACTGAGGGTCGCTGCCGGTCAGGCGTTGATCGTCGTCGGCACGCACGCGCTGCTGGGAGAGAAGACGACCTTCGCCGATCTCGGTCTCGTCGTCGTGGACGAACAGCACCGCTTCGGTGTCGAACAGCGTGAAGCGCTGCGCGCGAAGGGTTCCAGCCCGCACGCACTGGTGCTCACGGCGACTCCGATTCCCCGCACCGTGGCGATGACCGTGTTCGGTGATCTCGACACGTCCGTCATCCGCACCATGCCCGCTGGCCGCGCCGGTATCGAGTCCTTCGTCGCGCCGCTGGCGGAGCACCCCGACTGGTTCCGTCGTGTGTGGGACAGGGCTGCGGAGGAGATCGCGCAGAAACGGCAGGTGTTCGCCGTCTGCGCGGCGATCGACACCACGAAGAAGGCGGCCGGTGAGGAAGACCAGGCCGCGCTCGTGCCCACGGAGGAGGGCGCCTCGGGCCCGCGTTGGGGTGTCGTGCAGCTGGATGCCGCTCTCGAGACGCATCCGACCGTCGGCACGCTCCGACGTGCCGTGCTGCACGGGAAGATGCCGTCGGAGACGAAGGATGCCGTGATGCAGGCCTTCGCACGCGGCGAGATCGACCTGCTGATCGCGACGACCGTGATCGAGGTCGGCGTCGATGTTCCGAACGCCTCGACGATGATCGTGCTCGACGCCGACCGGTTCGGCGTCTCGCAACTGCACCAGCTACGAGGGCGAGTCGGTCGAGGCGAGGTCCCAGGGCTGTGCCTGCTCGTCACCGAGGCGGAGGCCGGCTCGCTTGCCCGCGAGCGCATCGATGCGGTGGCCGCGACTCTCGACGGCTTCGCCCTTGCGGAGGTCGATCTCGAGCTGCGCGGGGAGGGCGACGTGCTCGGCTCGACGCAGTCGGGTGTGAGGTCATCGCTCAAGCTGCTGAGGGTCGTCAAGGACTCGAAGCTGATCGCACGCGCGCGGGAACTGGCGGAGGGTATCCTCGAGGCCGACCCGCAGCTCGCGGCGCACGCAGGTCTTCGCGAGGTGATCGCCCGTCGCGTCACGGAGGACGACAGGGCCGCTCTCGCGAAGAACTGA
- the mutM gene encoding bifunctional DNA-formamidopyrimidine glycosylase/DNA-(apurinic or apyrimidinic site) lyase — translation MPELPEVEVVRAGLAPAVIGATIISASVFDERALTRHPAGAADFVARLEGAIVSGASRRGKFLWLPLGGSAALTAHLGMSGQLLLRTPDAPAERHERVRIGIRHPRHGELAVVFADQRTFGSLAVDALVADGTDLIPSQVQHIARDPMDPAFDDAVFIAAVRRRASAIKRILLDQTLISGVGNIYADEALWAARIHPESHGRALSVQAVRRLLSEVRLVLEKALAEGGTSFDAQYVNVNGQAGYFAHSLNAYGRGGQPCPRCGGEIVREAFMNRSSHYCPRCQRRSRSVYG, via the coding sequence GTGCCTGAGCTCCCAGAAGTCGAGGTCGTGCGCGCCGGCCTCGCGCCCGCCGTCATCGGCGCGACGATCATCAGCGCGTCGGTGTTCGACGAACGCGCGCTGACGCGGCATCCTGCCGGCGCCGCAGACTTCGTCGCGAGGCTCGAGGGAGCGATCGTCTCAGGTGCCTCGCGCCGGGGCAAGTTCCTCTGGCTGCCGCTCGGCGGCTCGGCGGCGCTGACCGCGCACCTCGGGATGAGTGGGCAGCTTCTGCTGCGCACTCCGGATGCACCGGCCGAGCGCCACGAGCGCGTCCGCATCGGCATCCGGCATCCGCGCCACGGCGAACTCGCCGTCGTGTTCGCCGACCAGCGCACCTTCGGATCGCTCGCCGTCGATGCACTCGTCGCCGACGGGACGGATCTGATCCCTTCGCAGGTGCAGCACATCGCCAGAGACCCGATGGACCCCGCGTTCGATGACGCGGTGTTCATCGCCGCCGTGCGTCGGCGCGCGAGCGCGATCAAGCGCATCCTCCTCGATCAGACCCTGATCAGCGGGGTCGGCAACATCTATGCCGATGAGGCGCTGTGGGCCGCCCGCATCCATCCGGAATCCCACGGCCGCGCGCTGTCGGTCCAGGCCGTGCGCCGACTTCTCTCCGAGGTCCGTCTGGTGCTGGAGAAGGCGCTGGCCGAGGGCGGCACGAGCTTCGACGCGCAATACGTCAACGTCAACGGTCAGGCCGGTTACTTCGCCCACTCGCTCAACGCCTACGGCCGGGGTGGGCAGCCCTGCCCGCGCTGCGGCGGCGAGATCGTGCGCGAGGCATTCATGAATCGTTCGAGCCACTACTGCCCGCGGTGCCAGCGTCGCTCGCGTAGCGTGTACGGATGA
- the rnc gene encoding ribonuclease III, with translation MTGVPGGTAPLAEKLRVDIDPELLALALTHRSYAYEHGAIPHNERLEFLGDSVLGQAVTVMLFTTHPTLDEGQLAKRRASVVSTVALAEVARGIGLGEHLLLGRGEEQTGGRDKDSILADTMEAVFGATYLSAGPEAATELVLRLTEPLLEDPERYGAAMDPKTSLQELAARQGSTPPSYSVTSSGPDHDRRFIATVQVGDVSMTGDGTSKKTAEMAAALSAWRFLSESA, from the coding sequence GTGACAGGGGTCCCAGGGGGGACGGCACCTCTCGCCGAGAAGCTCAGGGTCGATATCGACCCTGAGCTGCTTGCGTTGGCGTTGACCCATCGCTCGTATGCGTACGAGCATGGGGCGATCCCGCATAACGAGCGGCTCGAGTTCCTCGGTGATTCGGTGCTGGGACAGGCGGTGACGGTCATGCTGTTCACGACGCACCCGACTCTCGACGAAGGTCAGCTCGCCAAGCGGCGGGCGAGCGTGGTCTCCACGGTCGCCCTCGCAGAGGTCGCCCGTGGCATCGGCCTTGGGGAGCATCTTCTTCTCGGCCGGGGCGAGGAGCAGACCGGCGGCCGCGACAAGGATTCGATCCTCGCCGACACCATGGAAGCCGTGTTCGGTGCCACCTACCTCTCGGCAGGACCAGAGGCTGCGACGGAACTGGTGCTGCGGCTCACGGAGCCGTTGCTCGAAGATCCTGAGCGGTACGGCGCGGCGATGGATCCGAAGACGAGCCTTCAGGAGCTCGCAGCTCGTCAGGGCTCCACGCCACCGAGTTACTCAGTGACATCCAGCGGGCCCGATCACGATCGACGATTCATCGCCACTGTGCAGGTGGGCGACGTGAGCATGACCGGCGACGGCACCAGCAAGAAGACCGCCGAGATGGCTGCAGCGCTCAGCGCCTGGCGATTCCTCAGCGAGAGTGCCTGA